CAGGTCCAGCGTGACGATGGCCGCGAACGCGTTCAGCGCCGCCATCACCGCCGTGCCGCTCGCCGCGTCGATGAGCGTGGTCACCGCGCCGCCCGCCACCACCCCCGTCTCCGGGTTGCCGACGAGCACGTCCGCGTAGGGCATCACCACCGTCGCGTCCGTGGCCCCCACCGCCTCCAGCCGCAGTTGGAGCGCGTGGTTGTGGGGCACCGCCTCGGTGAACAGCACACCCAGCTTCTCGCGCCGCTCCGCAGGGTCCGTGGGAAGACTGAAGTCCGACATGGGCTGGAGGCAGTAGCAGATTCGGACCGCGCCGGGGGAACGCACCGCGGCACGCCGCGCCCAGGAACACGCCTGCCCACCCACGAGTTCACGGGCGCCCTGCGAGCCCGCGCATCCTGGCAGGATGCCGCGCCCCGCGTCTTCCCCGAGGACACTTCCGGTGAACCGACCCCTCTCCTCCCTCTGCTTCGCACTGCTCGTCCCAGGCATGCTCCTGGCGGCGCAGCCCCTGCCCAAGCCCGCGAGTGCACCCGAGCCCGCACCCCCAGGGCAGGGGGAAGCGCCCCCGCAGGAACCGCCCAGGCCGCCCGC
The sequence above is drawn from the Corallococcus sp. NCRR genome and encodes:
- a CDS encoding PaaI family thioesterase, which translates into the protein MRSPGAVRICYCLQPMSDFSLPTDPAERREKLGVLFTEAVPHNHALQLRLEAVGATDATVVMPYADVLVGNPETGVVAGGAVTTLIDAASGTAVMAALNAFAAIVTLDLRIDYLRPARPGLPLTAQAECYKVTRMVAFVRALVHQGDPATPVASSQGTFMRVEG